In the genome of Triticum urartu cultivar G1812 chromosome 5, Tu2.1, whole genome shotgun sequence, one region contains:
- the LOC125506903 gene encoding uncharacterized protein LOC125506903, with the protein MRSVLRLLCASPLLLLDSVSQLAHEVDEEPYRPATIEDRDWSGIDATGKHLCKHGNAPERLVVFDGLNTGRRFYGCAKKEGNNCGVVEWVDNEWPYALKNSLTKLWDLYKEAKAGIIRDNLANEEKISKLEAEIKMVQEKYNQHIQLTKDFCESVQKSVHKENYRKIMMDVDEENIPLDAADKMINLEKENFDLKKKVEVAEEVAAELKKEKKKLEYNLHDLWKVGEENKMKLKMMKAILEE; encoded by the exons ATGCGGTCCGTCCTCCGCCTCCTTTGCGCGTCGCCGCTCCTCCTTCTCG ATTCGGTGTCGCAGCTGGCACATGAGGTCGATGAGGAACCATAT CGCCCAGCAACAATAGAGGACAGGGATTGGTCAGGCATTGATGCCACTGGAAAGCACCTTTGCAAGCATGGGAATGCTCCTGAGAGGCTTGTTGTGTTCGATGGGCTGAACACTGGCCGTAGATTTTATGGTTGCGCCAAGAAG GAGGGTAACAATTGTGGTGTTGTGGAATGGGTGGACAATGAATGGCCTTATGCACTAAAGAATTCATTGACAAAACTCTGGGATCTGTATAAGGAAGCCAAGGCAGGCATAATTAGAGATAATTTAGCTAATGAGGAGAAGATTTCCAAGTTAGAAGCAGAAATTAAGATGGTACAGGAAAAGTACAACCAGCACATTCAGCTTACCAAGGACTTTTGTGAATCTGTTCAGAAGTCTGTGCACAAGGAGAATTATAGAAAAATAATGATGGATGTGGATGAGGAGAATATACCTCTAGATGCAGCTGACAAGATGATCAACTTAGAGAAAGAGAACTTTGATCTGAAAAAGAAGGTTGAAGTGGCTGAAGAGGTTGCTGCTGAGCTCAAAAAGGAGAAGAAAAAACTTGAATATAACTTACATGACCTTTGGAAGGTTGGAGAGGAGAACAAGATGAAGCTGAAGATGATGAAGGCAATCTTGGAGGAGTGA